The following proteins are co-located in the Roseovarius arcticus genome:
- a CDS encoding riboflavin synthase — MFTGIITDQGTLRSLQQQGDLRARIGCGYDTGTIDLGASIACDGVCLTVIETGADWFDVQISAETVSKTNLVDWREGRTINLERALKVGDELGGHIVSGHVDGIARITDMHDEGSSTRVTLTAPDALARFVAPKGSVALNGTSLTVNEVNGCEFGINFIPHTKDVTTWGRAAVGDAVNLEIDTLARYVARLREFD; from the coding sequence ATGTTCACAGGCATAATCACCGATCAGGGCACGCTGCGCTCGCTTCAGCAGCAGGGCGATCTGCGCGCGCGCATCGGATGTGGATACGACACCGGCACCATCGATCTGGGCGCGTCCATCGCCTGCGACGGCGTATGCCTGACCGTCATCGAGACGGGCGCGGATTGGTTCGACGTGCAGATCTCGGCCGAGACTGTGTCCAAGACCAATTTGGTCGACTGGCGCGAAGGCCGTACGATCAATCTGGAACGCGCGCTCAAGGTCGGGGACGAGCTGGGGGGCCACATCGTATCGGGCCATGTCGACGGCATCGCGCGGATCACCGATATGCACGATGAGGGCAGCAGCACGCGCGTCACTCTGACGGCGCCGGATGCGCTGGCCCGATTTGTCGCGCCCAAGGGGTCGGTCGCGCTGAACGGCACGTCGCTAACCGTGAACGAGGTGAATGGCTGCGAATTTGGCATCAATTTCATTCCGCACACCAAAGACGTGACTACGTGGGGCCGCGCCGCCGTTGGGGATGCGGTCAACCTTGAGATCGACACGCTGGCCCGCTACGTCGCCCGGTTGCGCGAATTTGACTGA
- a CDS encoding TolC family outer membrane protein, with protein sequence MTIRSHTGRRKPAGTIAGRARGWIAVAVMAALAPAAYADTLADALAGAYNTSGLLEQNRALLRAADEDVAGTVAGLRPIISWSTDVTRSYSKTRSGSSVSASFSNSSSGSTNLNAGITAEWLLYDFGRTQLTIDAAKELVLSTRQSLVSIEQQVLLRAVQAYMNVQRNTRFVALRRNNVRVIGESLRAAQDRFDVGEVTRTDVAQAEARLSLSRSNLATAEGDLKRAIEEYIAVVGKSPGDISQPPSLPRLTRSEETAKQVALRSHPDMLAAQHDVSTAKLNVLVAEAAMKPRVSLNGSLGVTERLNGNTSADSGSFGLQIGGPIYQGGALSSAKRRAFAQRDAQLGALHVTRDRIRQNVGNAYAILQAARASATATAEAVRAGRVAFDGVNEEAKLGARTTLDVLNAEQEYLDAQANQISAQADVFIAAYSVLESTGELTVRDLQLAVQSYDPAAYYNLVKDAPAALSERGKSLDRVLRKIGNQ encoded by the coding sequence ATGACAATCCGCTCACACACGGGACGGCGCAAACCGGCGGGCACAATTGCTGGACGGGCGCGTGGCTGGATCGCCGTCGCCGTCATGGCCGCCTTAGCGCCTGCCGCCTATGCCGATACGCTGGCAGACGCGCTGGCCGGCGCGTACAACACCAGTGGCCTGCTAGAGCAGAACCGCGCCCTGCTGCGCGCCGCTGATGAGGATGTGGCTGGCACCGTTGCTGGACTGCGCCCGATCATTAGCTGGTCCACGGACGTGACGCGCAGCTATTCCAAGACCCGGAGCGGAAGCAGTGTTAGTGCATCGTTCAGTAACTCTAGCTCTGGCTCGACCAATCTCAACGCAGGTATCACCGCCGAATGGCTGCTCTATGATTTTGGCCGCACGCAACTGACCATTGACGCTGCCAAGGAACTGGTGCTGTCCACACGCCAGTCGCTGGTCAGTATTGAGCAGCAGGTGCTGCTGCGCGCTGTTCAGGCTTATATGAATGTACAGCGCAACACGCGCTTTGTGGCACTACGCCGCAATAACGTGCGCGTTATCGGGGAATCTCTGCGCGCCGCGCAGGATCGCTTTGACGTGGGCGAGGTGACGCGCACAGACGTCGCGCAGGCCGAGGCGCGCCTGTCGCTGTCGCGCAGCAACCTTGCTACTGCGGAGGGCGATCTGAAGCGCGCGATAGAGGAATACATCGCTGTCGTGGGCAAGAGCCCCGGTGACATCTCACAGCCACCTAGCCTGCCCAGACTGACGCGCAGCGAGGAGACGGCCAAGCAGGTCGCCCTGCGCAGCCACCCAGATATGCTGGCCGCCCAGCACGACGTTTCTACGGCCAAGCTAAATGTTTTGGTGGCCGAGGCCGCGATGAAGCCGCGCGTCTCGCTTAATGGCAGCCTTGGCGTGACCGAGCGCCTGAATGGAAACACCTCGGCCGATAGCGGTAGCTTCGGTCTTCAGATCGGCGGGCCCATCTATCAGGGGGGCGCGCTGTCCTCGGCCAAGCGGCGCGCGTTTGCCCAGCGCGATGCCCAATTGGGCGCGCTGCACGTCACGCGCGACCGGATTCGCCAGAATGTCGGCAATGCTTACGCCATTTTGCAAGCCGCCCGCGCCTCTGCCACGGCAACCGCCGAGGCGGTGCGCGCCGGCCGCGTCGCCTTTGACGGCGTCAATGAGGAGGCCAAGCTGGGCGCACGCACCACATTGGACGTGCTGAACGCCGAGCAGGAGTATCTGGACGCGCAGGCCAACCAGATTTCGGCGCAGGCCGATGTTTTTATCGCCGCCTATTCCGTGCTGGAATCCACCGGAGAGCTGACGGTGCGCGACCTGCAACTGGCAGTGCAAAGCTATGATCCAGCAGCCTATTACAACTTGGTCAAGGACGCGCCAGCGGCCCTAAGCGAACGTGGCAAGTCGCTGGACCGTGTGCTGCGCAAAATCGGAAATCAGTAA
- a CDS encoding DUF3726 domain-containing protein has product MSWSLSEVEGLARKAARGSGFSWGMAEEAGKAVRWLVGIGLPGPEALAEFLEAHDRSPHAMMRPGDTGVNTWRAKGGTICPISAGAALCDLAQNDAPSRNIHIIGCAYPLLLLPFVRGAAEDGGQPERMIWNAGEFAFAADVRGHTDAPMTACADVYIQAGMAGDLPLRTCQMRYNLAEGPAARLALMAARTYAPDTEESRTAGAGAGLSDND; this is encoded by the coding sequence GTGAGCTGGTCCCTCAGTGAGGTCGAAGGACTTGCGCGCAAGGCCGCACGCGGATCAGGCTTTAGCTGGGGCATGGCCGAGGAAGCAGGCAAGGCGGTGCGCTGGCTGGTCGGGATTGGCCTGCCCGGCCCCGAGGCGCTGGCAGAGTTCTTAGAGGCGCATGACCGCAGCCCACACGCGATGATGCGGCCCGGCGATACGGGCGTGAACACATGGCGCGCAAAAGGCGGTACAATCTGCCCCATCTCGGCCGGCGCCGCGCTATGCGATCTGGCCCAAAACGACGCGCCCAGCCGCAATATTCACATCATCGGCTGCGCCTATCCGCTGCTGCTGCTACCCTTCGTGCGCGGCGCCGCCGAAGATGGTGGCCAGCCCGAGCGCATGATCTGGAATGCCGGAGAGTTCGCCTTTGCGGCGGACGTGCGCGGACACACGGACGCGCCAATGACTGCATGCGCCGATGTTTATATTCAGGCGGGGATGGCAGGCGACCTGCCACTTCGGACATGCCAGATGCGATACAACCTGGCCGAAGGACCAGCCGCCCGCCTCGCCCTGATGGCTGCGCGCACATATGCACCCGACACCGAAGAAAGCCGCACTGCCGGGGCCGGAGCAGGGCTAAGCGACAATGATTAA
- a CDS encoding DUF6280 family protein — MKDFVDGAAFNNEQGNRARKLFAAVVLAALDDAISDDKKYGNGPDQIARWARSRDGREVLSCAGIDPNERVVSGLMDFVSKGVRTSVALSREESERRHAAAAQAEAA; from the coding sequence ATGAAGGATTTCGTTGACGGTGCCGCCTTCAATAACGAGCAAGGCAACCGGGCACGCAAACTTTTCGCAGCCGTTGTACTGGCCGCGTTAGACGACGCCATTTCTGACGACAAGAAGTACGGCAACGGCCCTGACCAGATCGCACGCTGGGCACGGTCCCGCGACGGACGCGAAGTGTTGTCCTGCGCCGGGATTGACCCGAACGAGCGTGTTGTGTCGGGCCTGATGGACTTTGTGTCCAAGGGTGTTCGCACATCCGTTGCGCTGTCGCGCGAAGAAAGCGAGCGTCGTCATGCCGCCGCCGCACAGGCCGAAGCCGCCTAA
- the efp gene encoding elongation factor P — protein MPKINGNEIRPGNVLEHNGGLWSAVKVDHVKPGKGGAFAQVEMRNLRNGSKLNERFRSADKVERVRLDQKDQQFLYELDGMLVFMDTETYEQMELPAELLGERRPFLQDGMTIHIEYHEDEALNATLPQKVTCMVVETEPVVKGQTAANSFKPAILDNGVKVMVPPFVGQDEAIIVNTETMEYSERA, from the coding sequence ATGCCCAAGATCAACGGAAACGAGATTCGCCCCGGTAACGTGCTGGAGCACAACGGTGGTTTGTGGTCGGCTGTAAAAGTCGATCACGTCAAGCCTGGCAAGGGCGGTGCCTTTGCCCAAGTCGAAATGCGCAACCTGCGCAACGGTAGCAAGCTGAACGAGCGTTTCCGCTCTGCCGACAAGGTTGAGCGCGTGCGCCTTGATCAGAAAGACCAGCAATTCCTCTATGAATTGGATGGCATGCTGGTGTTCATGGACACTGAAACCTATGAGCAGATGGAGTTGCCTGCTGAACTGCTGGGCGAGCGTCGCCCATTTCTGCAGGACGGAATGACCATCCATATCGAATATCATGAGGATGAGGCGCTGAACGCCACACTGCCGCAAAAGGTGACCTGCATGGTCGTCGAGACTGAGCCGGTGGTTAAAGGCCAGACAGCCGCCAACAGCTTCAAGCCGGCTATTCTGGACAATGGCGTCAAGGTGATGGTGCCGCCCTTCGTTGGGCAGGACGAGGCTATCATCGTGAATACAGAAACCATGGAATATTCCGAGCGCGCCTGA
- a CDS encoding capsular polysaccharide biosynthesis protein, whose amino-acid sequence MPAHGENDPAGAEGRRRVFYFNAGFLRQRRLRRIMDLAGYDMRLGWPGADDLVAVWGHSPYAHRGEAAAARTGAGLLRLEDAWLRSIHPGRSGSPPLGLLIDGRGAHFDACRPSDLEVLLGTHPLDDTALMDRARASISRLQQARLSKYNAHDPALPCPDPGYVLVIDQTYDDAAVRLGGADANTFREMLYYAQEDNPGARIVVKTHPETAAGHRAGYFSTADKAAHITILDTPACPWSLLEGATAVYTVSSQLGFEAIFAGHRPRVFGQPFYAGWGLTDDRHPLALPRRGRTLSRAQIFAAAMILYPKWYDPFRDQLCEIEDAIAALEAEVRSFREDRLGWAAHGMRLWKRGPLQRVFGRHKRMVFHGGAPERRHMVWAGKADQAPEGAVRVEDGFLRSRGLGARLVPPLSLVLDTRGIYYDPSQPSDLEAWIARRAHMRPDQTRRAEALMTQIIAQGATKYNLGGAAPDLPKGHRILVPGQVEDDASIRTGAGHICTNLALLQAVRAANPDAVILYKPHPDVEAGLRPGAITPGAAEELADMVLTRADPAALLRDVNRVWTMTSLLGFEALLREVPVTTTGAPFYAGWGLTTDLGTIPARRSARPALAGLVHATLIDYPRYFDPVTGLPCTAELVLERLATGTVPLPSPANRVLSKLQGLFASRAALWR is encoded by the coding sequence ATGCCTGCGCATGGCGAAAATGATCCCGCCGGGGCCGAGGGGCGCCGGCGGGTTTTCTATTTCAACGCCGGTTTTCTGCGCCAGCGCCGTCTCAGGCGCATCATGGATCTGGCCGGATACGACATGCGCCTCGGCTGGCCCGGCGCGGATGATCTGGTGGCCGTCTGGGGCCACAGCCCCTACGCTCACCGAGGCGAGGCAGCGGCGGCGCGCACGGGTGCGGGTCTGCTCCGGCTAGAGGATGCATGGCTCCGTTCAATCCACCCAGGCCGCTCGGGCAGCCCGCCCCTGGGCCTCTTGATCGACGGGCGCGGCGCGCATTTCGACGCATGCCGACCGTCGGATCTGGAGGTGCTGCTTGGCACGCATCCGCTGGACGACACAGCGCTGATGGACCGTGCCCGCGCCTCAATCTCACGGCTGCAACAGGCACGCCTTAGCAAATACAACGCCCATGATCCCGCCCTGCCCTGCCCCGATCCGGGCTATGTTCTGGTCATCGACCAAACCTATGATGACGCCGCCGTGCGGCTGGGCGGCGCGGATGCGAACACATTTCGCGAGATGCTGTACTATGCGCAGGAGGATAATCCCGGCGCGCGGATCGTGGTGAAAACACATCCCGAGACGGCAGCGGGCCACCGCGCCGGATATTTCAGCACGGCCGATAAGGCGGCCCATATCACCATCCTTGATACACCCGCCTGTCCTTGGTCCCTGCTGGAAGGGGCCACCGCCGTCTATACTGTGTCCAGCCAACTAGGGTTCGAGGCGATTTTTGCCGGACATCGCCCGCGCGTGTTCGGCCAGCCTTTTTATGCCGGCTGGGGCCTGACGGATGACCGCCATCCCTTGGCGCTGCCGCGCCGGGGCCGTACGCTCAGCCGCGCGCAGATCTTTGCGGCGGCGATGATCCTCTATCCAAAATGGTACGACCCCTTTCGCGATCAGCTCTGCGAGATCGAAGACGCTATCGCCGCGCTTGAGGCCGAGGTGCGTAGTTTTCGCGAGGATCGCCTTGGCTGGGCTGCGCATGGCATGCGCCTGTGGAAACGCGGACCGCTACAGCGCGTCTTTGGCCGCCACAAACGGATGGTCTTTCACGGTGGCGCGCCAGAGCGGCGGCATATGGTCTGGGCAGGCAAGGCAGATCAGGCCCCCGAGGGCGCCGTGCGCGTCGAGGACGGCTTTCTGCGCTCGCGCGGTCTGGGCGCGCGGCTGGTGCCGCCACTCAGCTTGGTTCTGGACACGCGCGGCATCTATTATGACCCCAGCCAGCCCAGCGACCTGGAGGCTTGGATTGCCCGCCGCGCACATATGCGCCCCGACCAGACCCGCCGCGCCGAGGCGCTGATGACACAGATCATTGCGCAGGGTGCGACCAAGTATAACTTGGGCGGCGCGGCCCCGGACCTGCCCAAGGGACACCGCATCCTGGTGCCCGGCCAGGTCGAGGATGATGCGTCAATCCGGACCGGCGCAGGGCATATATGCACCAATCTGGCGCTGCTTCAGGCGGTGCGCGCGGCCAATCCGGATGCTGTGATCCTCTACAAACCCCATCCCGACGTCGAAGCGGGCTTGCGGCCCGGCGCTATAACGCCCGGCGCGGCCGAGGAGTTGGCCGATATGGTACTGACCCGCGCCGATCCCGCCGCACTGCTGCGCGATGTGAACCGGGTCTGGACCATGACGTCACTCTTGGGCTTTGAAGCGTTACTGCGCGAAGTTCCTGTCACGACCACGGGCGCACCGTTTTATGCAGGGTGGGGCCTGACTACCGATCTGGGCACGATCCCGGCCCGCCGCAGCGCACGGCCCGCGCTGGCGGGCCTCGTCCATGCCACGCTGATCGATTACCCACGCTATTTCGATCCCGTGACCGGCCTGCCCTGCACCGCAGAACTGGTGTTGGAGCGTTTGGCAACGGGCACGGTGCCCCTGCCCAGCCCCGCAAACAGGGTATTGTCAAAACTACAGGGCCTCTTTGCGTCTCGTGCTGCGCTCTGGCGCTAG
- a CDS encoding cobyric acid synthase encodes MARAIMIQGAGSNVGKSMLVAGLARACVRRGLNVAPFKPQNMSNNAAVTEDGGEIGRAQALQARAAGRAPHTDMNPVLLKPESETGAQIVVQGHVIGSWQARAYPDRKADLMRAVLESFIRLAATADLVLVEGAGSPAEINLRKGDIANMGFAEAAGVPVVLVGDIDRGGVIAQIVGTQAVLPPEDASHIKAFAINKFRGDPLLFDDGLTAIEKRTGWPSLGVIPWFQEAWRLPAEDALDIVQRPGGAFKVVVPRLGRIANFDDLDPLSAEPGITVQMIEPGRPLPGDAGLVLIPGSKSTIADLAEFRANGWDIDLAAHIRRGGPVLGICGGYQMLGRTISDPGGVEGPACTVTGLGHLDIETVMQPEKRLSLTKGSHPASGTEVTGYEIHMGRTTGPDCARAWLSMDGRPEGAASADGLVQGCYVHGLLASDAFRAVFMAGLGTASQLHFDSGVDEVLDVLADHLEAHMNIDLLLSLAREPSI; translated from the coding sequence ATGGCACGCGCGATAATGATACAGGGCGCAGGCTCCAACGTGGGCAAGTCGATGTTGGTGGCGGGCCTCGCGCGGGCCTGTGTCCGGCGCGGGCTGAACGTCGCACCGTTCAAGCCGCAGAATATGTCGAACAATGCCGCCGTCACAGAAGACGGGGGCGAGATCGGGCGCGCCCAAGCGCTACAGGCACGCGCCGCCGGACGTGCACCGCATACCGACATGAACCCAGTTCTGCTAAAACCAGAGAGCGAGACAGGCGCGCAGATCGTTGTGCAGGGCCACGTCATCGGCAGTTGGCAGGCCCGCGCATACCCCGATCGTAAGGCCGACCTGATGCGCGCCGTCCTAGAGAGCTTCATCCGTCTGGCCGCCACTGCCGATCTGGTGCTGGTCGAGGGTGCGGGCAGCCCGGCAGAAATCAACCTGCGAAAAGGCGACATCGCCAATATGGGCTTTGCCGAAGCGGCAGGCGTGCCGGTCGTTCTAGTCGGCGATATAGACAGGGGCGGCGTCATCGCGCAAATCGTTGGAACGCAGGCCGTGCTGCCACCAGAGGATGCATCCCACATCAAAGCGTTCGCGATCAACAAATTTCGCGGCGATCCGCTTCTGTTTGACGATGGCCTCACCGCGATTGAGAAGCGCACAGGCTGGCCATCTCTCGGTGTGATCCCTTGGTTTCAGGAGGCATGGCGCCTGCCGGCAGAGGATGCGCTAGATATCGTTCAGCGCCCCGGCGGTGCGTTCAAGGTGGTCGTACCGCGTCTTGGCCGCATCGCCAATTTTGACGATCTGGATCCGCTGAGCGCAGAGCCGGGCATCACCGTGCAGATGATTGAGCCGGGGCGCCCCCTGCCTGGCGATGCCGGGCTGGTGCTAATCCCCGGCAGCAAGTCGACCATCGCCGATCTGGCCGAATTTCGCGCCAACGGCTGGGATATTGATCTGGCCGCGCATATTCGGCGCGGCGGTCCGGTGCTGGGGATCTGCGGTGGCTACCAGATGCTGGGCCGCACAATATCAGATCCCGGCGGGGTCGAAGGGCCGGCCTGCACCGTCACCGGGCTGGGGCATCTGGATATCGAGACAGTTATGCAGCCGGAAAAACGGCTGTCGCTAACAAAGGGGAGCCATCCGGCCAGCGGCACAGAGGTGACGGGATACGAAATTCACATGGGCCGCACGACAGGCCCTGATTGCGCCCGCGCATGGCTGAGTATGGATGGTCGGCCTGAGGGGGCAGCCAGCGCAGATGGTCTGGTACAGGGCTGCTATGTGCACGGCCTGCTGGCGTCAGACGCATTTCGCGCGGTTTTCATGGCCGGGCTGGGCACCGCGTCGCAATTGCATTTCGATAGCGGCGTCGACGAGGTGCTGGATGTACTAGCCGATCATCTAGAGGCCCACATGAATATCGATTTACTGCTTTCACTGGCGCGTGAGCCGTCCATTTAG
- a CDS encoding capsule biosynthesis protein has translation MSTESGARHVFLFLQGPHGPFYARLGRMLRRAGAEVWRVGFNAGDSAFWPDRSSYVPYRGAPDDWTDTLGALLTDKRVTDIVLYGDTRPIHAEAVRQARARGLRLHVFEEGYMRPYWVTYERGGSNGNSRLMDLSVAQMRVDLEQSDMDSALPPASWGDMRHHIFYGALYHFCVLALNRRYRNFKPHRAISVRKEFSLYLQRLLLMPAQAIDRRLATWRIRHGGFPYHLALLQLEHDSSFQMHSPFATMADFLETVVTGFAHGAPTHHHLVFKAHPLEDGRVPVRRDLRRLAHAHGVADRVHYVRGGKLARLLDEARSAVTVNSTAAQQVLWRGIPLKTFGQAVYDKPEFVSTKPLAEFFAGAERPDRKAYTDYRRYLLETSQIAGGFYSARGRRQLLRQAVDMMLSADDPYDALHSGTAAPRQQLRVVT, from the coding sequence ATGAGCACTGAATCCGGCGCACGCCACGTCTTTTTGTTCCTCCAAGGGCCGCACGGCCCTTTCTATGCTCGGCTGGGGCGGATGTTGCGCCGCGCTGGCGCCGAGGTATGGCGCGTCGGCTTTAATGCTGGCGACAGTGCGTTTTGGCCTGACAGGTCCAGCTATGTGCCCTATCGCGGTGCGCCAGATGACTGGACGGATACGCTGGGCGCCTTGCTAACGGACAAGCGCGTGACCGACATCGTGCTATATGGCGACACCCGCCCCATCCACGCCGAGGCGGTGAGACAGGCGCGCGCGCGCGGCCTGCGCCTACACGTCTTTGAAGAGGGATATATGCGCCCCTACTGGGTTACGTATGAACGCGGCGGCAGCAACGGAAACTCGCGTCTCATGGACCTTAGCGTCGCGCAAATGCGCGTCGATCTGGAACAGTCAGACATGGACAGCGCCCTGCCCCCGGCCAGTTGGGGCGACATGCGCCATCACATATTTTACGGCGCGCTATATCATTTCTGCGTCCTGGCGCTGAACCGCCGGTATCGCAATTTCAAACCGCACCGCGCAATTTCTGTGCGCAAGGAATTCTCGCTTTATCTGCAACGTCTGCTGCTAATGCCCGCGCAGGCGATCGACCGGCGGCTGGCGACGTGGCGTATCCGTCATGGTGGGTTTCCCTATCATCTGGCGCTCTTGCAGTTAGAGCATGACAGCAGCTTTCAGATGCATTCGCCCTTCGCGACGATGGCCGATTTCTTGGAAACGGTCGTGACAGGTTTTGCACACGGTGCCCCGACGCATCACCATCTGGTATTCAAGGCGCATCCGCTGGAGGATGGCCGCGTGCCAGTGCGCCGCGATCTGCGCCGCCTCGCCCACGCGCATGGCGTTGCAGATCGTGTGCATTACGTGCGCGGTGGCAAACTGGCGAGGCTGCTGGACGAGGCACGCAGCGCGGTCACGGTTAATTCTACTGCCGCGCAGCAGGTGCTGTGGCGCGGAATTCCGCTCAAGACGTTCGGCCAAGCCGTCTATGATAAGCCGGAGTTTGTCTCCACCAAGCCTCTGGCAGAATTCTTTGCCGGAGCAGAGCGCCCGGATCGCAAGGCGTACACTGATTATCGCCGCTATCTTCTGGAAACCAGCCAGATCGCAGGCGGATTTTACTCGGCGCGCGGACGGCGCCAACTCTTGCGCCAAGCGGTCGATATGATGCTAAGTGCGGACGATCCCTATGATGCCCTGCATAGTGGCACCGCGGCACCGCGGCAACAGTTACGGGTTGTGACGTGA
- a CDS encoding protein-L-isoaspartate O-methyltransferase family protein, with protein MTDYAQRRTMMVDTQVRPSDVTKFPIIDAMLQVPREAFVPRPLREAAYMGENLDLGAGRVMLEPRTLAKMLDALDIRGDDLVLDVGSALGYSAAVIALMAEAVVALEEDEAMSAEAEDLLREHGADNVIVHTAALAGGAPEHGPYDVIAIEGAVQHLPHVITDQLKDGGRIACLFMEGALGAVRIGYKSNGKITWRFAFNAGAPVMPGFEKHAAFIL; from the coding sequence ATGACCGATTACGCACAGCGCCGCACTATGATGGTAGACACCCAAGTCCGCCCGTCGGATGTGACCAAATTCCCCATTATCGACGCTATGCTGCAGGTCCCGCGTGAGGCGTTCGTACCGCGCCCCCTGCGCGAGGCGGCCTATATGGGCGAAAACCTCGATTTGGGTGCAGGCCGGGTAATGCTTGAGCCGCGCACGTTGGCCAAGATGCTGGATGCGCTGGATATTCGCGGCGATGATCTTGTCCTCGACGTCGGCAGCGCGCTGGGCTATTCCGCCGCTGTTATCGCGCTCATGGCCGAGGCTGTTGTCGCGCTGGAGGAGGACGAGGCGATGAGCGCTGAGGCCGAGGATTTGTTGAGGGAGCACGGGGCCGACAATGTGATCGTCCACACCGCAGCGTTGGCCGGCGGCGCGCCAGAGCATGGCCCCTATGACGTCATCGCTATTGAAGGCGCCGTGCAGCATTTGCCGCATGTCATCACCGACCAGTTGAAGGATGGTGGGCGTATCGCGTGTCTCTTTATGGAGGGGGCGCTGGGCGCGGTTCGCATTGGCTACAAATCAAATGGTAAGATCACTTGGCGATTTGCGTTCAATGCCGGTGCGCCAGTGATGCCCGGCTTTGAAAAGCACGCGGCCTTCATTCTTTAG
- a CDS encoding polysaccharide biosynthesis/export family protein translates to MNIQTSRWARSIALVAVAMIVASCGILPQVGPNKRQIYAGSVDREGDAFIVSVNDRVTRATAVQPALGFSDAFRNAGQLGSDTIRPGDTLGLTIWENVDDGLLAGEATNQTVLEEVQVDGSGFIFVPYAGRIRAAGNTPEAIRRIITSKLDEQTPDPQVQVRRLAGDGATVSLVGSVGAQGVYPIERPTRTLAAMLSAAGGIVIPAEVAQITVLRGGERSKVWFQDLYKHPEFDIALRGGDRILVEQDTRAFTALGATGAQSRVTFETQTLSAIEAIATVGGLQASAADPTGVFILRNEPAAIANQVLGRSDLIGDQRLVYVLDLTRPNGMFMARDFSVRDQDTLYVTEAPFAQWSKVIGALTGSLGVVANVDSATTAFGG, encoded by the coding sequence GTGAACATCCAGACAAGCCGATGGGCGCGGTCCATCGCCCTCGTGGCCGTTGCCATGATAGTGGCGTCATGCGGTATCCTTCCTCAGGTTGGACCTAATAAACGTCAAATTTATGCCGGTTCCGTTGATCGGGAAGGCGATGCGTTCATCGTGTCGGTCAACGACCGCGTGACGCGCGCGACTGCCGTGCAGCCTGCGCTGGGATTTAGCGACGCGTTCCGTAATGCAGGCCAGCTTGGTTCCGATACGATCCGGCCCGGCGATACGCTAGGCCTGACGATTTGGGAGAACGTCGACGATGGCCTGCTGGCTGGCGAGGCGACAAACCAAACCGTACTGGAAGAAGTGCAGGTTGACGGCAGCGGGTTTATCTTTGTGCCATATGCCGGCCGTATTCGCGCGGCGGGCAACACGCCCGAAGCGATCCGCCGGATTATAACGTCCAAGTTGGACGAGCAGACGCCGGACCCGCAGGTTCAGGTTCGCCGCCTTGCCGGTGACGGTGCGACGGTGTCGCTGGTCGGCTCTGTCGGGGCGCAGGGCGTCTATCCTATCGAGCGGCCTACGCGCACTTTGGCGGCGATGCTCTCGGCTGCGGGGGGTATCGTGATACCGGCTGAAGTGGCGCAGATTACCGTTCTGCGCGGCGGTGAGCGTAGCAAGGTCTGGTTCCAAGACCTCTACAAGCACCCGGAATTTGATATCGCGCTGCGCGGCGGCGACCGTATCTTGGTCGAGCAGGATACCCGCGCCTTTACCGCACTTGGCGCCACTGGCGCGCAATCGCGCGTGACGTTCGAGACGCAGACGCTATCCGCGATCGAGGCAATAGCGACTGTGGGGGGCCTTCAAGCGTCTGCTGCCGATCCCACCGGCGTCTTTATCTTGCGGAATGAGCCTGCGGCGATCGCAAATCAGGTGCTGGGCCGCAGCGATCTCATCGGCGATCAGCGCCTCGTCTATGTGCTGGACCTGACCCGTCCCAATGGCATGTTCATGGCGCGTGATTTTTCGGTCCGCGATCAAGATACGCTTTATGTGACCGAGGCACCCTTCGCACAGTGGAGCAAGGTGATCGGCGCCCTTACAGGCTCGCTAGGCGTCGTTGCAAATGTCGATTCCGCCACGACAGCCTTTGGCGGCTAA